A DNA window from Thermus tengchongensis contains the following coding sequences:
- a CDS encoding HD-GYP domain-containing protein, whose amino-acid sequence MRVLVVDDDPVQRLLLMRALAPLEVEVQEARNGQEALDLLRDGLPHVVLTDLHMPLVDGLELTRRIKALDPLLPVILLTADGEREVRLRGIEAGADDFLNRPVDLSELRLRVKGHLERRKLQERLEDLERTLLALVRAVEAKDAYTAGHGERVAQYALWTAEELGAKEAELEDLRMGALLHDVGKIGIPDHILRGDYTLTEKEWRLIREHPVKGDEIIRPLRAYHRLRPYVRWHHEKLDGSGYPDGLTEVPLLVQAVSAADIYDALTSVRTYRASLKPEEALKVLEEETRQGRLHREVVRAFRSGLLRNRALRTT is encoded by the coding sequence ATGCGCGTGCTCGTGGTGGACGACGACCCGGTACAGCGCCTCCTCCTCATGCGGGCCCTGGCCCCCTTGGAGGTGGAGGTCCAGGAGGCCAGGAACGGTCAAGAGGCCCTGGACCTCTTGCGGGACGGCCTTCCCCATGTGGTCCTTACGGACCTGCACATGCCCCTGGTGGACGGGCTGGAGCTCACCCGCAGGATCAAGGCCCTGGACCCCCTCCTCCCGGTCATCCTCCTCACCGCCGACGGGGAGCGGGAGGTGCGCCTCAGAGGCATTGAGGCGGGTGCCGATGACTTTCTGAACCGGCCCGTGGACCTCTCCGAGCTCCGCCTGCGGGTGAAGGGCCACCTGGAGCGGCGCAAGCTGCAAGAGCGCCTCGAGGACCTGGAACGGACCCTCTTGGCCTTGGTGCGGGCGGTGGAGGCCAAGGACGCCTACACCGCGGGCCACGGGGAGCGGGTGGCCCAGTACGCCCTCTGGACGGCGGAGGAGCTGGGGGCCAAGGAGGCGGAGCTCGAGGACCTGCGCATGGGAGCCCTCCTCCACGACGTGGGCAAGATCGGCATCCCCGACCACATCCTCCGGGGGGACTACACCCTTACCGAGAAGGAGTGGCGCCTTATCCGCGAGCACCCGGTGAAGGGAGACGAGATCATCCGCCCCTTGCGGGCTTACCACCGGCTCAGGCCCTACGTGCGCTGGCACCACGAGAAGCTGGACGGCTCCGGCTACCCCGATGGCCTCACCGAGGTGCCCCTCCTGGTCCAGGCGGTGAGCGCCGCCGACATCTATGACGCCCTCACCAGCGTGCGCACCTACCGCGCTTCCCTCAAGCCCGAAGAGGCCCTTAAGGTACTGGAGGAGGAGACCCGCCAAGGGCGGCTTCACCGGGAGGTGGTGCGGGCTTTCCGGAGCGGCCTCCTGCGCAACCGCGCCCTGCGTACCACCTAG
- a CDS encoding DUF4388 domain-containing protein: MALFGSLDSLPLEELLQLLAHKEGALEIWNLKGIPPTTIYLKPGHIRSLDQNGKPLDPMAAKATLQALLQAREGSFEFLPGAKPKHKVRLGWPVEKVLLSTITLQDELDRYRPHLPHPEARFELAGSSPEDPRFKDFFRLALPYLKRGVSPQELAQALRLPLDQVRFYLYRLQLLGAVKRAAPRPKAHPLAGKLLAHLKALWSR, from the coding sequence ATGGCCCTATTCGGAAGCCTCGATTCCCTGCCCCTGGAGGAGCTTCTCCAGCTTCTCGCCCACAAGGAAGGGGCCTTGGAGATTTGGAACCTGAAGGGTATTCCCCCCACCACCATCTATCTGAAGCCGGGCCACATCCGCTCCTTGGACCAAAACGGCAAGCCCCTGGACCCCATGGCGGCCAAAGCCACGTTGCAGGCCCTCCTCCAGGCCCGGGAGGGGAGCTTTGAGTTCCTGCCCGGGGCGAAGCCCAAGCACAAGGTGCGGCTGGGCTGGCCGGTGGAGAAGGTCCTCCTGAGCACCATCACCCTCCAGGACGAGCTGGATCGCTACCGGCCCCACCTGCCTCACCCGGAGGCCCGCTTTGAGCTGGCGGGAAGCTCTCCCGAGGATCCCCGCTTCAAGGACTTTTTCCGCTTGGCCCTGCCCTATCTCAAGCGGGGCGTTTCCCCCCAGGAGCTGGCCCAGGCCCTGCGGCTTCCCCTGGATCAGGTGCGCTTTTACCTCTACCGCCTCCAGCTTTTGGGGGCGGTGAAGCGGGCGGCCCCCAGGCCCAAGGCCCACCCCCTGGCGGGGAAGCTCCTCGCCCACCTGAAGGCCCTATGGAGCCGCTGA
- the glmU gene encoding bifunctional UDP-N-acetylglucosamine diphosphorylase/glucosamine-1-phosphate N-acetyltransferase GlmU produces MHAHVILAAGQGTRMKSRLPKVLHPLLGKPMLAYAVETALALSPEKLVVVVGHGGEEVAAALRDYPVAVAWQKEQLGTAHALLQAEPFLQGFSGPVLVTQGDTPLLRPETLKGLLVKVQEGAGMALLTVELPDPTGYGRILRQGEEVLGNVEEKDASPEIRAIREVNAGAYAFDGLLFTALKEVRNENAAREYYLPDLIAIYRAHGRKVVAVKGVADEALGVNTREELARVEGVLLSALRREWMRKGVRMILPESIYLEPTVELAPDVTLWPGVVLKGQTRIGEGAEVGPYAVLEDTVLEPRARVLAHTVAQGAVIGRGADAGPFARLRPGAVLREGVHVGNFVEVKNSLLHPGVKAGHLAYLGDAEVGEGANIGAGVITANYDGKRKHKTLIGKGAFIGSNAVLVAPVKVGDGAMVGAGSVITHEVPEDALAVARGRQRNIEGYARRKREEG; encoded by the coding sequence ATGCATGCCCATGTGATCCTGGCCGCGGGGCAGGGGACCAGGATGAAGTCCCGCCTGCCCAAGGTGCTTCATCCCCTTCTCGGCAAGCCCATGCTGGCCTACGCGGTGGAAACCGCCTTAGCCCTGAGCCCGGAGAAACTGGTGGTGGTGGTGGGCCACGGGGGGGAGGAGGTGGCGGCGGCCCTTAGGGACTACCCCGTGGCGGTGGCCTGGCAGAAGGAGCAGCTCGGCACCGCCCACGCCCTCCTGCAGGCGGAGCCTTTCCTCCAGGGCTTCTCCGGTCCCGTGTTGGTCACGCAGGGGGACACCCCCCTCCTGCGCCCGGAGACCCTGAAGGGTCTGCTGGTGAAGGTCCAGGAGGGGGCGGGGATGGCCCTCCTCACCGTGGAGCTTCCTGACCCCACCGGCTACGGCCGCATCCTGCGCCAGGGGGAGGAGGTCTTGGGCAACGTGGAGGAAAAGGACGCTTCCCCTGAGATTAGGGCCATCCGGGAAGTGAACGCCGGGGCCTATGCCTTTGATGGCCTCCTCTTCACGGCCCTCAAGGAGGTGCGCAACGAAAACGCCGCCCGGGAGTACTACCTCCCCGACCTCATCGCCATCTACCGGGCCCACGGGCGGAAGGTGGTGGCGGTGAAGGGGGTGGCGGACGAGGCTTTAGGGGTGAACACCCGGGAGGAGCTGGCCCGGGTGGAGGGGGTGCTCCTTTCTGCCCTCCGCCGGGAGTGGATGCGGAAGGGGGTGCGCATGATCCTGCCGGAGAGCATCTACCTCGAGCCCACGGTGGAGCTCGCCCCCGACGTCACCCTCTGGCCAGGGGTGGTCCTCAAGGGCCAGACCCGCATCGGGGAGGGGGCAGAGGTGGGGCCTTACGCCGTCTTGGAGGATACGGTGCTGGAACCCAGGGCCCGGGTCCTGGCCCACACCGTGGCCCAGGGGGCGGTGATCGGTAGGGGAGCCGACGCCGGGCCCTTCGCCCGGCTCCGCCCGGGGGCGGTCCTCCGGGAGGGGGTCCACGTGGGCAACTTCGTGGAGGTGAAGAACAGCCTCCTCCACCCCGGGGTCAAGGCGGGCCACCTGGCCTACCTGGGGGATGCCGAGGTGGGGGAAGGGGCCAACATCGGGGCCGGGGTCATCACCGCCAACTACGATGGCAAGCGCAAGCACAAGACCCTGATCGGCAAGGGGGCCTTCATCGGCTCCAACGCCGTCTTGGTGGCCCCGGTCAAGGTGGGGGATGGGGCCATGGTGGGGGCGGGGAGCGTGATCACCCACGAGGTGCCGGAGGACGCCCTGGCGGTGGCCCGGGGCCGGCAGCGGAACATAGAGGGCTACGCCCGGCGCAAGCGGGAAGAGGGCTGA
- the trmB gene encoding tRNA (guanosine(46)-N7)-methyltransferase TrmB: MLVRPALLSTWPPTPKDLFGAEGPLVLEVGFGDGRFTAELAKAHPDWCILGAEVSATSVLKALRRMRREGIENVRLYQGTGPFALRNLVPPRSLHLAIVNFPDPWPKKRHQERRLLQERFFRRLSTRLQEGGALLLTTDHEAYFRFALEEAERTGLYRVEVRPPPEAHLRTKYALKWKEAGRAFFHAAFVKVAEDPEPWPPIRRYPMAHALLEGTLPETLPLSKRPVPFPGGVAVFLEVARGEEGHYVLTHVEEEDLTQDLLLEVRPSARGIYAGVCRFGSPLITQGVKEAVRVLVRELERVGLEVVQDHT; the protein is encoded by the coding sequence GTGCTGGTGCGGCCCGCCCTTCTTTCCACCTGGCCCCCTACGCCCAAGGACCTCTTCGGCGCCGAAGGCCCCCTTGTCCTGGAGGTGGGCTTCGGGGACGGGCGCTTCACCGCGGAGCTGGCCAAAGCCCACCCCGACTGGTGCATCCTGGGGGCGGAGGTTTCCGCCACCAGCGTGCTGAAGGCCCTGAGGCGGATGCGCCGGGAGGGCATTGAGAACGTGCGCCTTTACCAAGGGACAGGCCCCTTCGCCCTCCGAAACCTGGTCCCTCCCAGAAGCCTCCACCTCGCCATCGTGAACTTCCCCGACCCCTGGCCCAAGAAACGGCACCAGGAAAGGCGCCTCCTGCAGGAGCGCTTCTTCCGCAGGCTTTCCACCAGGCTCCAAGAAGGCGGGGCGCTTCTCCTCACCACCGACCACGAGGCCTACTTCCGCTTCGCCCTGGAAGAAGCGGAGCGAACCGGGCTTTACCGGGTGGAGGTGCGCCCTCCCCCGGAAGCCCACCTGCGCACCAAGTACGCCCTGAAGTGGAAGGAGGCAGGGCGGGCCTTTTTCCATGCCGCCTTCGTCAAGGTGGCCGAGGACCCCGAACCCTGGCCCCCCATTAGGAGGTACCCCATGGCCCACGCCCTTTTGGAAGGAACCCTTCCCGAAACCCTCCCCTTGAGCAAGCGGCCCGTCCCCTTCCCCGGAGGGGTAGCGGTGTTTCTGGAGGTGGCCCGGGGGGAGGAAGGCCACTACGTGCTTACCCACGTGGAGGAAGAAGACCTCACCCAGGACCTCCTTCTGGAGGTGCGCCCAAGTGCCCGGGGCATTTACGCGGGGGTATGCCGCTTCGGAAGCCCCCTCATCACCCAGGGGGTCAAGGAAGCGGTGCGGGTCCTGGTGCGGGAGCTGGAGAGGGTGGGCCTCGAGGTGGTCCAGGACCACACCTAG